The Rhodococcus triatomae genome includes a window with the following:
- a CDS encoding SRPBCC family protein: MTDLGTVQFTYDGRVALRLQQAFPHPATRVWSVLTDPDRLRAWFPAEVDFDLRPGADLVFRVTPEQTRRYGLAPDHETTGTVIAVRPGHILEYLWGADTLHWELAHDGSGGCWLTLTHTVEDQDDAYAHAAGWHAGFEVVEAQLDGRAIDWSPWDRAEELADAYRQSA, translated from the coding sequence GTGACCGATCTCGGAACCGTGCAGTTCACCTATGACGGACGAGTCGCTCTGCGATTGCAGCAGGCGTTCCCGCATCCGGCGACGCGTGTGTGGTCCGTGCTCACCGACCCCGATCGACTGCGCGCCTGGTTTCCCGCAGAAGTCGACTTCGACCTGCGTCCGGGAGCCGACCTCGTCTTCCGAGTCACGCCCGAACAGACACGGCGCTACGGCCTCGCGCCCGACCACGAGACCACCGGAACGGTAATCGCCGTCCGTCCCGGCCACATCCTCGAATACCTCTGGGGCGCAGACACCTTGCACTGGGAGCTGGCTCACGACGGCAGTGGCGGGTGCTGGCTGACCCTCACCCACACCGTCGAGGACCAGGACGATGCCTACGCTCATGCCGCCGGCTGGCACGCGGGCTTCGAGGTGGTCGAAGCCCAACTCGACGGACGCGCGATCGACTGGTCCCCGTGGGACCGGGCCGAGGAACTCGCCGACGCCTATCGGCAATCGGCCTGA
- the pyk gene encoding pyruvate kinase, whose amino-acid sequence MNRRTKIVCTLGPATAHGDRIRELVESGMDVARLNFSHGEHADHEKSYHAVRAASDATGRAVGILADLQGPKIRLGRFKDGPTNWATGELVRITVDDVAGSRDRVSTTYRQLAQDAQAGDRLLVDDGKVGLVVSEVDGNDVVCRVTEGGPVSNNKGVSLPGMNVSVPALSEKDLEDLEFALRLGVDFIALSFVRSPADVELVHAVMDKVGRRIPVIAKLEKPEAIDNLEAVVLAFDAVMVARGDLGVELPLEQVPLVQKRAIQIARENAKPVIVATQMLESMIENSRPTRAEASDVANAVLDGADAVMLSGETSVGKYVMETVRTMARIVEAVESESTRVPPLTHVPRTKRGVISYAARDIGERLDAKALVAFTQSGDTVRRLARLHTPLPLLAFTPLPEVRSQLSLTWGTETFIVPPVDSTDAMVRQVDHALLGLGRYVKGDLVVIVAGSPPGTVGSTNLIHVHRIGEEDHG is encoded by the coding sequence GTGAATCGACGGACGAAGATCGTTTGTACTCTTGGACCTGCAACCGCACACGGTGACCGGATTCGCGAACTCGTCGAGAGCGGCATGGACGTCGCTCGGCTCAACTTCAGCCACGGCGAGCACGCGGACCACGAGAAGAGCTACCACGCCGTCCGCGCAGCCTCGGACGCCACCGGCCGCGCGGTCGGTATCCTCGCCGACCTCCAGGGACCGAAGATCCGGCTCGGGAGGTTCAAGGACGGGCCGACGAACTGGGCCACCGGCGAACTCGTGAGGATCACCGTCGACGACGTCGCCGGCTCGCGCGATCGGGTATCGACCACCTACAGGCAACTCGCCCAGGACGCCCAGGCAGGCGACCGGCTGCTCGTCGACGACGGCAAGGTCGGTCTCGTCGTCTCGGAAGTCGACGGAAACGACGTCGTGTGCCGGGTCACCGAGGGTGGCCCGGTCAGCAACAACAAGGGCGTCTCGCTGCCGGGCATGAACGTCTCGGTGCCGGCGCTGTCGGAGAAGGATCTCGAGGATCTCGAGTTCGCGCTGCGCCTCGGGGTGGATTTCATCGCGCTGTCCTTCGTCCGCTCCCCGGCGGACGTGGAACTGGTGCACGCCGTGATGGACAAGGTGGGCCGCCGTATCCCGGTGATCGCCAAGCTCGAGAAGCCGGAGGCGATCGACAACCTCGAGGCCGTCGTGCTGGCGTTCGACGCGGTCATGGTCGCCCGCGGCGACCTGGGTGTGGAGCTGCCGCTCGAGCAGGTGCCGCTGGTCCAGAAGCGCGCGATCCAGATCGCCCGGGAGAACGCCAAGCCGGTGATCGTCGCGACGCAGATGCTCGAATCGATGATCGAGAACTCGCGCCCCACCCGCGCGGAGGCATCCGACGTGGCGAACGCGGTGCTCGACGGCGCGGACGCGGTCATGCTGTCCGGTGAGACCTCGGTCGGCAAGTACGTGATGGAGACGGTGCGGACGATGGCCCGCATCGTCGAGGCGGTCGAGTCGGAGTCCACCCGGGTCCCGCCGCTCACGCATGTGCCGCGCACCAAGCGCGGCGTCATCTCCTATGCCGCGCGGGACATCGGTGAGCGACTCGATGCGAAGGCGCTGGTCGCGTTCACGCAGTCCGGCGACACGGTGCGTCGTCTCGCGCGCCTGCACACCCCGCTGCCCTTGCTCGCGTTCACCCCGCTGCCCGAGGTGCGCAGCCAGCTCTCGCTCACCTGGGGCACCGAGACGTTCATCGTCCCGCCGGTGGACAGCACCGACGCGATGGTGCGTCAGGTGGACCACGCGCTCCTCGGCCTCGGCCGATACGTGAAGGGCGATCTCGTCGTGATCGTGGCGGGCTCGCCCCCGGGCACGGTAGGGTCCACCAACTTGATTCACGTGCACCGCATCGGAGAAGAGGATCACGGGTGA
- a CDS encoding glutamate synthase subunit beta codes for MADPRGFLHTVRRDAPRRPVDERVRDWRGVEVPQPRPARDAEVREQAGRCMDCGIPFCHSSAVGCPLGNLVPEWTDLVHRGRWGAAAERLHATNNFPEFTGALCPAPCESACVLALGDPHTTGGVTIKRIERAIADHAWEDGRVTPERAGIDTGFRVAVVGSGPAGLAAAQQLTRAGHRVTVFEREDRLGGLLRYGIPAFKMPKSAIDRRIAQLRSEGTAFVTGCEVGVDLDVDRLRATHDAVVLAIGALDARETQVPGRELAGVHQAMEYLVAANREGEGDGATPVSAAGKRIVLVGGGDTGADCLGTAHRQGARSVIQLDYHAPPPTDRDESGTPWPLVPLVLHTSAAHEEGGERRYRVAVRRFVADAADAVRAVALAEVSVDRDRDGRRVVTPVGAEYEIPCDLALLAIGFEGVERGALLDGLGLSPDIHGRLRCGPDWQSGTPGVFVCGDAHRGASLVVWAIAEGRAVARAVDARLTGTSVLPAPVSSTALPLTAR; via the coding sequence GTGGCTGATCCACGCGGGTTCCTGCACACCGTCCGCCGCGACGCGCCCCGGCGGCCGGTCGACGAGCGGGTCCGGGACTGGCGTGGAGTGGAGGTGCCGCAGCCCCGGCCCGCGCGGGATGCGGAGGTGCGTGAACAGGCCGGTCGGTGCATGGATTGCGGCATCCCGTTCTGTCACTCGAGCGCGGTGGGATGCCCGCTCGGGAATCTCGTGCCGGAGTGGACCGATCTGGTGCACCGCGGCCGTTGGGGCGCGGCGGCGGAGCGGCTGCACGCGACGAACAACTTCCCGGAGTTCACCGGTGCACTGTGTCCGGCGCCGTGCGAGTCCGCCTGCGTTCTCGCGCTCGGAGACCCGCACACCACCGGTGGGGTGACCATCAAGAGGATCGAACGGGCCATCGCCGACCACGCGTGGGAGGACGGTCGCGTCACTCCGGAGCGAGCGGGCATCGACACCGGATTCCGGGTGGCCGTCGTGGGGTCGGGGCCGGCGGGCCTGGCTGCCGCGCAGCAACTGACCCGCGCCGGTCACCGGGTGACCGTCTTCGAACGCGAGGACCGGCTGGGCGGACTTCTGCGCTACGGAATCCCCGCGTTCAAGATGCCCAAGTCCGCGATCGACCGTCGGATCGCGCAGCTGCGGTCGGAGGGAACCGCGTTCGTCACCGGATGCGAGGTCGGCGTGGACCTCGACGTCGACCGCCTCCGCGCCACCCACGATGCCGTCGTCCTGGCGATCGGCGCACTCGACGCCCGCGAGACGCAGGTGCCCGGCCGCGAACTGGCCGGAGTCCACCAGGCGATGGAGTACCTGGTGGCAGCGAACCGCGAGGGGGAGGGCGACGGGGCGACACCGGTGAGTGCCGCCGGGAAGAGGATCGTCCTCGTCGGCGGCGGCGACACCGGGGCCGACTGCCTGGGCACCGCACACCGCCAGGGCGCGCGGTCGGTGATCCAGCTGGACTACCACGCGCCGCCGCCGACGGACCGCGACGAGTCCGGCACGCCGTGGCCCCTCGTCCCGTTGGTCCTGCATACCTCGGCCGCCCACGAGGAAGGCGGCGAGCGTCGGTATCGCGTCGCGGTTCGGCGTTTCGTCGCGGATGCGGCGGATGCGGTGCGGGCGGTGGCTCTCGCCGAGGTGTCCGTCGATCGGGACAGGGACGGGCGCCGGGTGGTCACTCCGGTGGGCGCCGAGTACGAGATCCCCTGCGATCTCGCCCTGCTGGCCATCGGGTTCGAGGGTGTCGAACGGGGCGCACTGCTCGACGGCCTCGGCCTGTCCCCGGACATCCACGGCCGGCTCCGGTGCGGACCGGACTGGCAGAGCGGAACACCCGGTGTCTTCGTGTGCGGTGACGCCCACCGCGGAGCATCCCTGGTGGTGTGGGCGATCGCCGAGGGACGCGCCGTCGCGCGGGCCGTCGATGCCCGTTTGACCGGAACGTCCGTCCTGCCCGCACCGGTCTCCAGCACGGCGCTCCCGCTCACCGCGAGGTGA
- a CDS encoding DUF6670 family protein, whose translation MSVKTAVLHAVQRTASGAHALAGAPFDPETPFHPPRGRYTTVHYGLMFPNLPAPLNFLDIIAVVGQPYIKLWRNGHLIRTTGRDTASLLVGSAVTFPGQFRGYSVSEEMELAADSSVVRFGSDLSLEGSYPDFTLTYDNPACQIAFDIRATDRIAHFAKVRGGLYDHWSLLCEYAGTVRHDGTTYELSGLSTLEYARGTPLTLGFTFFTYQIINVDERTQVLMVEVLGPASVSVQQAVYVRSLDDHGGVYEDGFRFDVFDVEPEPRTTPNGLTMELGTRFEWSVDDENGDELISIDGTTNDDYIFGMAGGYVGSYGYTGRFRGREISGTGYIEYIGRHRKARRG comes from the coding sequence ATGTCAGTGAAGACCGCCGTACTCCATGCCGTGCAACGCACGGCGTCGGGTGCGCACGCACTTGCCGGTGCTCCGTTCGACCCGGAGACACCCTTCCACCCGCCGCGAGGGCGCTACACGACCGTGCATTACGGGTTGATGTTCCCGAATCTTCCCGCGCCACTGAACTTCTTGGACATCATCGCGGTCGTGGGTCAGCCCTACATCAAGCTCTGGCGCAACGGCCACCTGATCCGGACGACGGGGCGTGACACGGCGTCGCTGTTGGTCGGGTCGGCGGTGACCTTTCCCGGGCAGTTCCGGGGCTACAGCGTGTCCGAGGAGATGGAACTCGCGGCGGACTCGAGCGTCGTCCGCTTCGGGAGCGATCTGTCACTCGAGGGCAGTTATCCGGACTTCACGCTGACGTACGACAACCCTGCCTGCCAGATTGCCTTCGACATCCGTGCCACGGACAGGATTGCTCACTTCGCCAAGGTGCGTGGTGGCCTCTACGATCACTGGTCGCTTCTGTGCGAGTACGCGGGCACGGTGCGCCACGACGGCACCACCTACGAGTTGTCCGGGCTCAGCACCCTCGAGTACGCGCGGGGGACGCCGCTGACCCTCGGATTCACCTTCTTCACCTACCAGATCATCAACGTGGACGAGCGGACTCAGGTGCTGATGGTGGAGGTGCTCGGGCCCGCGTCGGTGTCGGTGCAGCAGGCGGTATACGTCCGCTCGTTGGACGACCACGGGGGCGTGTACGAAGACGGATTCCGTTTCGACGTCTTCGATGTCGAGCCTGAGCCCAGAACAACTCCGAACGGCCTGACGATGGAGCTGGGAACGCGCTTCGAGTGGTCGGTCGACGACGAGAACGGAGACGAGTTGATCTCCATCGACGGAACGACCAACGACGACTACATCTTCGGGATGGCCGGTGGCTATGTGGGGAGCTACGGGTACACCGGCCGTTTTCGCGGTCGGGAGATTTCGGGGACGGGGTACATCGAGTACATCGGCAGACACCGGAAGGCTCGTCGAGGCTGA
- a CDS encoding acyl-CoA thioesterase, which yields MSDTSTRTDLETLLGLLDLEEAGEDLFVGHHPAQVGSRTFGGQLIAQALVAAGRTVGDARAVHAINAHFIRGGDVKAPIEYRVDRQRDGRAFANRQVTALQDGKELFVMLAAFQDWGKGLDHAVEIPDVPYPDALPPLGDHFVGFEDKLKMFVDALKPIDMRYANDPAWILKGTGEKLNHNRVWMRADGALPDDPLTHVATMAYSSDTTVLDSIITTHGLSWGFDRIVAATVNHSIWFHRPFRFDEWALYATESPVAAGSRGLATGRYFSIEGQLLATVVQEGLIRHFPARR from the coding sequence GTGAGCGACACCTCCACCAGGACCGATCTCGAGACCTTGCTCGGTCTCCTCGATCTCGAGGAGGCCGGCGAGGATTTGTTCGTCGGTCACCACCCCGCACAGGTCGGTAGCCGCACGTTCGGCGGCCAGCTGATCGCTCAGGCGCTCGTCGCCGCGGGGCGGACGGTGGGGGATGCGCGTGCGGTCCACGCGATCAATGCGCACTTCATCCGTGGCGGAGATGTCAAGGCGCCCATCGAGTATCGGGTGGACCGGCAGAGAGACGGGCGGGCCTTCGCCAACCGCCAGGTCACCGCGTTGCAGGACGGCAAGGAGCTGTTCGTGATGCTCGCGGCGTTCCAGGACTGGGGCAAGGGGCTCGATCACGCCGTGGAGATCCCGGACGTGCCCTACCCGGATGCGTTGCCGCCGTTGGGTGATCACTTCGTCGGTTTCGAGGACAAGCTCAAGATGTTCGTCGACGCGCTCAAGCCGATCGACATGCGCTACGCGAACGATCCGGCGTGGATCCTCAAGGGCACGGGGGAGAAGCTCAACCACAACCGGGTGTGGATGCGGGCGGACGGCGCGTTGCCCGATGATCCGTTGACTCACGTGGCCACGATGGCGTACTCGTCGGACACGACGGTGCTGGACTCGATCATCACCACCCACGGACTGTCCTGGGGCTTCGATCGGATCGTCGCGGCGACGGTCAACCACTCGATCTGGTTCCACCGCCCCTTCCGGTTCGACGAATGGGCGCTGTACGCCACCGAGTCCCCGGTGGCCGCCGGGTCGCGTGGACTCGCCACCGGTCGCTACTTCTCGATCGAGGGGCAGCTGCTCGCCACCGTCGTGCAGGAGGGATTGATCCGGCACTTCCCGGCGCGACGGTGA
- a CDS encoding phosphate/phosphite/phosphonate ABC transporter substrate-binding protein: protein MRTRGPSVLGAFVAASAIVLTGCSFGSSATASGSEDVIRFATLPLTDDPTAETPVDVIAALLEAETEYTVEVTDVPNYSAVIEAIRAGHEDIGIMSGFPSALAVNTGEVDSLIAWSGGDDPVSTCLVLDSSPLRTLTDITPDTTVAFADPASSSGYFMPVHMLYEAGLEMGDDYEVLISGGHDRSFLALRNGQADVACTATIFPSLAGRGDPMFPFEVGETRSLGESIPMPVSTSVLANPGMGDAKRQALVEALPKVFSVENKEALGLYGEGIGVGVDPIIEPDASVFQPYVDIAAVAGVDISDLE, encoded by the coding sequence ATGCGAACTCGCGGCCCCTCCGTTCTGGGCGCGTTCGTCGCTGCGTCCGCGATCGTCCTGACCGGCTGTTCCTTCGGCAGCAGTGCTACCGCGTCCGGGAGCGAGGACGTCATCCGCTTCGCGACGCTCCCGCTCACCGACGACCCGACCGCCGAGACACCTGTCGACGTGATCGCCGCGCTGCTCGAAGCAGAGACCGAGTATACCGTCGAAGTCACCGACGTACCCAACTACTCGGCCGTCATCGAAGCGATCCGCGCCGGCCACGAGGACATCGGCATCATGAGCGGATTTCCGTCCGCGCTCGCCGTCAACACCGGTGAGGTCGATTCGCTCATCGCGTGGTCCGGCGGTGACGACCCCGTCTCCACCTGTCTCGTCCTCGATTCCTCGCCCCTTCGCACGCTCACCGACATCACCCCCGACACCACCGTCGCGTTCGCCGACCCGGCATCGAGTTCCGGCTACTTCATGCCGGTGCACATGCTGTACGAGGCGGGCCTCGAGATGGGCGACGACTACGAGGTCCTCATCTCCGGCGGTCACGACCGCAGCTTCCTCGCGCTCAGGAACGGCCAAGCCGACGTTGCCTGCACCGCAACTATTTTCCCGTCGCTGGCGGGCAGGGGCGACCCGATGTTCCCCTTCGAGGTGGGGGAGACCCGCTCGCTCGGCGAGAGCATCCCGATGCCCGTCTCGACCTCCGTGCTCGCCAATCCCGGCATGGGTGACGCGAAGCGCCAGGCCCTCGTCGAGGCGCTGCCCAAGGTCTTCTCCGTGGAGAACAAGGAAGCCCTCGGACTGTACGGGGAGGGCATCGGTGTCGGAGTCGATCCCATCATCGAACCCGACGCCTCGGTGTTCCAGCCCTACGTCGACATCGCGGCGGTCGCCGGCGTCGACATCTCCGATCTCGAATGA
- a CDS encoding DUF2510 domain-containing protein produces MREHLERLGFDSAELSRQANGSAATVSRWLNDDAQPSVKVIPSTAQALGVPTIDAMIAAEALTPDDLGVNHLASDPALLCNEDLVRQLEERLRLAATSAAAAELSPPPPSVPAGWYSDPAGLPTQRYWDGFWTEHTASTAPWRVS; encoded by the coding sequence GTGCGCGAACACTTGGAACGCCTGGGCTTCGACAGCGCTGAGCTGAGTAGGCAAGCCAACGGCAGCGCTGCCACGGTGTCGCGGTGGCTCAACGACGACGCCCAACCGAGTGTGAAAGTCATCCCGAGCACAGCGCAAGCGCTGGGCGTGCCCACTATCGACGCGATGATCGCGGCGGAGGCACTCACCCCCGACGACCTAGGCGTGAACCACCTGGCGTCCGACCCGGCTCTGCTGTGCAACGAGGACCTCGTGCGTCAGCTGGAGGAACGACTCAGGCTCGCAGCGACCTCAGCGGCAGCTGCCGAGCTCTCACCGCCACCGCCGTCGGTACCTGCCGGCTGGTACTCGGACCCGGCCGGGCTGCCGACTCAGCGATACTGGGACGGGTTCTGGACCGAGCACACCGCCTCGACGGCCCCTTGGCGGGTCTCGTAG